The proteins below are encoded in one region of Limnohabitans sp. 63ED37-2:
- a CDS encoding VOC family protein has translation MHSLFHFAFHVTDLDEARRFYGDVLGCQEGRSTNTWVDFDFFSHQISLHLGEPFKTTLTGHVGDHLVPMPHFGLVLQKAEWQALADRLQAKQMKFVVEPHLRFAGQPGEQWTMFFMDPFGNPIEVKGFASLDTVYAS, from the coding sequence ATGCACAGCCTGTTTCATTTCGCTTTTCACGTCACCGACCTGGACGAAGCGCGTCGCTTTTACGGCGATGTGCTCGGCTGCCAGGAAGGCCGCTCCACCAACACCTGGGTGGACTTTGACTTTTTTTCGCACCAAATTTCTCTGCACTTGGGCGAGCCTTTTAAAACCACCCTGACGGGCCATGTGGGCGACCACTTGGTGCCGATGCCGCACTTTGGCCTGGTCTTGCAAAAGGCCGAGTGGCAAGCACTGGCCGATCGCCTTCAGGCCAAGCAGATGAAGTTTGTGGTCGAGCCCCACCTGCGCTTTGCGGGTCAGCCTGGTGAGCAATGGACCATGTTCTTCATGGACCCGTTTGGCAACCCGATCGAAGTCAAGGGTTTCGCCAGCTTGGACACGGTTTACGCCAGCTGA
- the mrdA gene encoding penicillin-binding protein 2 translates to MSWNLTSLSELRDTRAEILRFQNRVQVMQWVVLFCFLLLASRLIYLQVVRHDDLLAQAENNRTAILPTVPPRGTILDRNGVVLASNYSAYTLEITPSKVKDLEATINELAELVDIQTKDRRRFKRLREESKSFDSLPIRNRLTDEEVARFSAQSYRFPGVEIKARLFRQYPYSELASHVIGYIGRINQRDKERLEEEEDAAANYRGTEYIGKLGVEQRYERELHGITGVNEVETSAGGRATRSLSSRPAIPGQNVVLSIDIQLQKMVEDLFGNRRGALVALDPNNGEVLAFVSKPTFDPNLFVDGIDVENWQMLNESIDKPLLNRALRGTYPPGSTYKPFMAMAALSTGKRSASTIINDAGSWTYGGHTFRSHGDAGLGPVDMVRSIVLSSNVYYYSLANEMGVDAIHDFMKPLGFGQITGIDLPGEVRGILPSTEWKRNYYKKPEQKKWYGGETISLGIGQGYNTFTMLQLASATATLASGGMQFKPRVVTATQDALTHAQTQVGAQQPQHLGYKPEHMEVVRNGLVGVVTSGTSARVFAGAGYTSAGKTGTAQAVTIGQKDKYDAAKLSEYQRDHALYMAYAPAENPKIALAVVVENAGFGAASAAPIARRVFDYWLLGQYPSEEDIAATQKGQTAAPIGKPRSKSEVPLIAPKALTAGKTERP, encoded by the coding sequence ATGTCTTGGAACCTGACCTCACTGTCCGAGCTGCGCGACACACGCGCTGAAATCCTGCGCTTCCAAAACCGTGTGCAGGTCATGCAGTGGGTGGTGTTGTTTTGTTTTTTGCTGTTGGCCAGCCGTCTGATTTACCTGCAAGTGGTGCGTCACGACGATCTGTTGGCGCAAGCTGAAAACAACCGCACAGCCATCTTGCCCACTGTGCCACCGCGGGGCACGATTTTGGACCGCAACGGCGTTGTGCTGGCCAGCAACTATTCGGCTTACACACTGGAGATCACACCCTCGAAGGTCAAGGACCTGGAAGCCACCATCAATGAGTTGGCCGAGCTGGTGGACATCCAAACCAAGGACCGCCGCCGTTTCAAGCGCTTGCGTGAGGAGTCCAAGAGTTTTGACTCGCTGCCCATTCGCAACCGCTTGACCGATGAAGAGGTGGCCCGCTTCAGTGCGCAAAGTTACCGGTTTCCAGGCGTGGAGATCAAGGCCCGATTGTTCCGCCAGTACCCCTACAGCGAGCTGGCCAGCCATGTGATTGGCTACATCGGGCGCATCAACCAGCGAGACAAGGAGCGGCTGGAAGAGGAAGAAGATGCCGCGGCCAATTACCGGGGCACCGAATACATTGGCAAGCTGGGGGTGGAGCAACGCTACGAGCGCGAGCTCCACGGCATCACGGGTGTCAACGAGGTGGAAACTTCCGCCGGTGGCCGGGCTACCCGCAGCCTGTCCAGTCGACCCGCCATACCCGGGCAAAACGTGGTGTTGTCCATCGACATCCAGTTGCAAAAAATGGTGGAAGACTTGTTCGGTAACCGCCGCGGTGCGCTGGTGGCGCTGGATCCGAACAACGGGGAGGTGCTGGCCTTTGTGAGCAAGCCGACGTTCGACCCCAACTTGTTCGTGGACGGCATCGATGTCGAGAATTGGCAGATGCTCAATGAATCCATCGACAAGCCCTTGCTCAACCGGGCATTGCGCGGCACCTACCCGCCCGGTTCAACCTACAAGCCTTTCATGGCCATGGCCGCATTGTCAACGGGCAAACGCAGCGCCAGCACCATCATCAACGATGCGGGCTCTTGGACGTATGGCGGACACACCTTCCGCAGCCATGGCGATGCCGGGCTTGGTCCGGTGGACATGGTGCGCTCCATTGTGCTGTCGAGCAATGTGTACTACTACTCACTGGCCAACGAGATGGGCGTGGATGCGATCCATGATTTCATGAAGCCATTGGGTTTTGGCCAGATCACGGGGATTGATCTGCCCGGGGAAGTGCGAGGCATTTTGCCCAGCACCGAATGGAAGCGGAACTATTACAAGAAACCTGAGCAAAAGAAATGGTACGGCGGCGAGACCATTTCTTTGGGCATCGGTCAGGGTTACAACACCTTCACCATGCTGCAACTGGCCTCGGCCACCGCCACCTTGGCCAGCGGTGGCATGCAGTTCAAACCCCGTGTGGTCACGGCCACACAGGACGCGCTGACCCATGCCCAGACCCAGGTGGGCGCCCAGCAGCCGCAGCATTTGGGGTACAAGCCAGAGCACATGGAGGTGGTGCGCAACGGCCTGGTGGGGGTGGTCACCTCGGGCACTTCGGCGCGGGTGTTTGCCGGAGCGGGTTACACCAGCGCGGGCAAAACCGGCACGGCGCAGGCGGTGACCATCGGTCAAAAAGACAAATACGATGCAGCCAAGCTGTCCGAATACCAGCGCGACCATGCCTTGTACATGGCCTATGCACCTGCCGAGAATCCAAAAATTGCCTTGGCGGTGGTGGTGGAGAACGCAGGTTTTGGTGCCGCCTCGGCAGCCCCGATTGCTCGGCGGGTGTTTGACTATTGGCTGCTGGGGCAATACCCCAGTGAAGAAGACATCGCCGCCACGCAAAAAGGCCAGACTGCCGCACCGATCGGCAAGCCACGGAGCAAATCCGAAGTGCCCTTGATCGCGCCCAAGGCGTTGACTGCGGGCAAAACCGAGCGGCCCTGA
- the mreD gene encoding rod shape-determining protein MreD, producing MIMPAGRPLLLPANPKFIALSFLLALLLHMLLGLLGWHWLPDVLAIVMVFWTVHQPRRVGLVLAFLLGLALDVHESALLGQNALSYVVLSGLATVAQRRMLWFPLREQALQILPLFVVAAVVEWLTRLVAHDAWPAWSQLPGPLLQAALWPLVGALLLAPQHRAFERDDIRPL from the coding sequence ATGATCATGCCTGCAGGGCGTCCCCTGCTCTTGCCCGCCAACCCCAAGTTCATTGCCTTGAGCTTTCTTTTGGCTTTGTTGCTGCACATGTTGTTGGGGCTGCTGGGCTGGCACTGGCTGCCTGATGTGCTGGCCATCGTGATGGTCTTCTGGACCGTGCACCAGCCACGCCGTGTCGGCCTGGTGCTGGCCTTCCTATTGGGTTTGGCTTTGGATGTGCACGAGTCGGCTTTGCTCGGGCAAAACGCGCTGTCCTATGTGGTGCTCTCAGGACTGGCCACGGTGGCGCAGCGGCGCATGCTGTGGTTCCCCTTGCGCGAGCAGGCCTTGCAAATATTGCCGCTCTTCGTGGTGGCCGCTGTGGTGGAGTGGCTCACGCGTTTGGTGGCGCACGATGCTTGGCCCGCTTGGAGCCAGCTGCCTGGGCCTTTGTTGCAAGCGGCCTTGTGGCCTTTGGTGGGGGCCTTGCTGCTGGCGCCCCAGCATCGCGCGTTCGAGCGAGACGATATTCGTCCGCTGTGA
- the mreC gene encoding rod shape-determining protein MreC encodes MALDTLERSAPPIFRQGLSATSKMLLLGLLAVLLMAADHRMQISQPIRSGVALVLSPLQWLSLQPVHAFNALTRYFGDLENAQDAALNFQTRTIAQAQRLQQVEQLSQENAHLRQLLDLRAQVAGPAKAVQVLYDTSDPYTQRVVVDRGLLAGIVQGSAVIDTAGVVGQVTRVYPLVSEVTLLTDRAQTIPVMNARTGSRYVAHGDPQALGGSLDLKFVPAGADMQKGDLLTTSGIDGVYPAGLHVGRIARIDRRVDSSFARVHAEPMATERGRHLLVLLPVKDWPEPPKPEEPKAGKAKGGTSAVPAAGAKP; translated from the coding sequence ATGGCCCTGGATACGCTTGAACGCAGTGCACCGCCGATCTTTCGGCAAGGTCTGTCTGCGACTTCCAAGATGCTGTTGTTGGGGCTTCTGGCGGTGTTGCTGATGGCGGCCGACCATCGGATGCAGATTTCTCAGCCCATCCGCTCGGGCGTGGCCTTGGTGCTGTCCCCATTGCAGTGGTTGTCGCTGCAGCCCGTGCATGCGTTCAACGCCCTGACGCGTTACTTTGGCGATCTGGAAAACGCACAAGATGCGGCTTTGAACTTTCAAACCCGCACCATCGCCCAAGCCCAACGTTTGCAGCAGGTAGAGCAGCTCAGCCAAGAGAACGCTCATTTGCGGCAATTGCTGGACCTGCGGGCCCAGGTGGCGGGTCCTGCCAAGGCGGTACAGGTGTTGTATGACACGTCAGACCCCTATACCCAGCGCGTGGTGGTGGACCGTGGTTTGTTGGCCGGAATCGTGCAAGGCTCGGCCGTCATTGACACGGCTGGGGTGGTGGGGCAGGTCACACGCGTTTACCCGCTGGTCAGCGAGGTCACGCTGCTGACCGACCGGGCGCAGACCATCCCTGTCATGAACGCCCGAACCGGCAGCCGCTATGTGGCCCATGGTGACCCGCAAGCCCTGGGAGGGTCATTGGATTTGAAATTTGTACCCGCGGGTGCGGACATGCAAAAAGGCGATTTGTTGACCACCAGTGGCATCGATGGGGTGTATCCGGCGGGCTTGCATGTCGGGCGCATTGCCCGAATTGACCGACGTGTGGACTCGTCATTTGCCCGTGTTCACGCCGAGCCCATGGCCACCGAGCGAGGGCGGCATTTGCTGGTGCTCTTGCCGGTCAAGGACTGGCCAGAACCCCCGAAGCCGGAAGAGCCCAAAGCGGGCAAAGCCAAGGGGGGCACATCTGCTGTGCCTGCTGCCGGAGCCAAACCATGA
- a CDS encoding rod shape-determining protein, translated as MFSSFRRYFSSDLAIDLGTANTLIFVRDKGIVLDEPSVVAIRHEGGPQGKKTLQAVGHEAKAMLGKVPGNIEAIRPMKDGVIADFTVTEQMLKQFIRMVHPRSTFRPSPRIIICVPCGSTQVERRAIRESALGAGASEVYLIEEPMAAAIGAGLPVSEASGSMVVDIGGGTTEVGVISLGGMVYKGSVRVGGDKFDEAIISYIRRNYGMLIGEPTAEAIKKNIGSAFPGSEVKEMEVKGRNLSEGVPRSFTISSNEILEALTDPLNQIVSAVKTALEHTPPELGADIAERGMMLTGGGALLRDLDRLLAEETGLPVLVAEDPLTCVARGCGMALERMDQLGSIFTSE; from the coding sequence ATGTTTTCCTCTTTTCGCCGCTATTTTTCCAGTGACCTGGCCATTGATCTGGGCACCGCCAACACCCTGATTTTTGTGCGTGACAAGGGCATCGTGCTCGATGAGCCTTCGGTGGTCGCGATCCGCCACGAAGGCGGCCCCCAGGGCAAAAAAACCCTGCAGGCTGTGGGTCACGAGGCCAAAGCCATGCTGGGCAAAGTGCCTGGCAACATCGAAGCCATTCGTCCCATGAAGGACGGTGTGATCGCCGACTTCACCGTCACCGAGCAGATGCTCAAGCAGTTCATCCGCATGGTGCATCCCCGCAGCACCTTCCGCCCCAGCCCCCGCATCATCATTTGTGTGCCTTGTGGCTCCACGCAGGTGGAGCGTCGCGCCATCCGTGAGTCGGCCTTGGGCGCAGGCGCCTCCGAGGTGTACCTGATCGAAGAACCCATGGCCGCAGCCATTGGTGCGGGTTTGCCTGTGTCCGAAGCCTCGGGCTCGATGGTGGTCGACATCGGCGGCGGCACCACCGAGGTGGGTGTGATCTCGCTGGGCGGCATGGTCTACAAAGGCAGTGTGCGTGTGGGCGGAGACAAGTTCGACGAAGCCATCATCAGCTACATCCGCCGCAACTACGGCATGCTGATTGGCGAGCCGACCGCAGAAGCCATCAAGAAAAACATCGGCTCGGCGTTTCCGGGCAGCGAAGTCAAGGAGATGGAAGTCAAAGGCCGCAACCTGTCCGAAGGCGTGCCACGCAGCTTCACCATCAGCTCCAACGAAATCCTCGAGGCCTTGACCGACCCACTCAACCAGATCGTGTCAGCCGTCAAGACCGCTCTGGAGCACACACCGCCTGAACTGGGTGCCGACATCGCTGAGCGCGGCATGATGTTGACCGGTGGTGGAGCCTTGTTGCGCGACTTGGACCGCTTGTTGGCCGAAGAAACGGGGCTGCCCGTTCTGGTGGCTGAAGACCCGCTGACCTGCGTGGCCCGCGGTTGCGGCATGGCGCTGGAGCGCATGGACCAGCTGGGCAGCATTTTCACCAGCGAATAA
- the gatC gene encoding Asp-tRNA(Asn)/Glu-tRNA(Gln) amidotransferase subunit GatC produces the protein MSLTPQDIARIANLARLELKPNESERMLTQINGFFGIVQAMQAVDTTGITPMAHPVAAIQDITLRLRPDVASEPNQRDLNQQSAPAVERGLFLVPKVIE, from the coding sequence ATGTCCCTGACCCCGCAGGATATTGCCCGGATCGCGAACCTCGCCCGGCTGGAACTTAAGCCCAATGAAAGCGAGCGCATGCTCACTCAGATCAACGGCTTTTTTGGCATTGTGCAAGCCATGCAGGCGGTGGACACCACCGGCATCACCCCCATGGCCCACCCCGTGGCGGCCATTCAGGACATCACGCTGCGCCTGCGCCCCGATGTGGCCAGTGAACCCAACCAACGCGATCTGAACCAGCAAAGCGCCCCCGCCGTCGAGCGCGGCCTGTTCCTGGTCCCCAAAGTCATTGAGTAA
- the gatA gene encoding Asp-tRNA(Asn)/Glu-tRNA(Gln) amidotransferase subunit GatA codes for MSDLHNLSVKALATLLQTKEVSAVEVATRFLARMGGNPHNAFLDIDSEVTLAQAQASDAKLADGTAGPLEGVPVAHKDVFVTRDFATTAGSKILSGYRSPFDATVVQRLRSAGMVTLGKLNCDEFAMGSANENSAYGPVQNPWDTARVPGGSSGGSAAAVAAGLAPAATGTDTGGSIRQPASFCGITGIKPTYGRASRYGMIAYASSLDQAGPMARSAEDCALLLSAMCGGDIDRDSTSLDMPTEDFAAALNNSLEGLRIGIPKEFFGEGLAADVRAAVDSALREYEKLGAKLVPISLPRTELSIPVYYIIAPAEASSNLSRFDGVKFGHRAKDYTDLVDMYKKTRAEGFGNEVKRRIMTGAYVLSHGYYDAYYLQAQKIRRMIADDFQNAFKECDVIAGPVAPTVAWKFGENANDPVADYLADIFTLPASLAGLPGMSVPAGFGAGGMPVGLQLIGNYFKEAQLLNAAHRLQQATDFHLQKPAGV; via the coding sequence ATGAGCGATCTGCACAACCTGAGCGTGAAAGCGCTGGCCACCCTTTTGCAAACCAAAGAGGTCAGCGCCGTCGAAGTGGCCACCCGCTTTTTGGCCCGAATGGGCGGCAACCCGCACAACGCCTTTCTGGACATTGACAGCGAAGTCACGCTGGCCCAGGCCCAAGCTTCGGATGCCAAATTGGCGGACGGCACCGCAGGCCCTCTCGAAGGCGTGCCCGTGGCACACAAAGACGTGTTCGTGACCCGCGATTTCGCGACCACCGCCGGCTCCAAAATCCTGAGCGGTTACCGCTCGCCTTTTGACGCCACCGTGGTGCAGCGCCTGCGCAGCGCAGGCATGGTCACTTTGGGCAAGCTCAACTGCGACGAATTCGCCATGGGTTCGGCCAATGAAAACTCAGCCTATGGCCCAGTGCAAAACCCCTGGGACACCGCTCGCGTGCCCGGGGGGTCTTCCGGCGGCAGCGCCGCCGCCGTGGCCGCAGGCCTTGCGCCCGCCGCCACGGGCACCGATACGGGTGGCTCGATTCGCCAGCCCGCCAGCTTTTGCGGCATCACCGGCATCAAGCCCACCTATGGCCGCGCCAGCCGTTACGGCATGATCGCCTATGCCTCGAGCCTCGACCAGGCTGGGCCCATGGCCCGCAGCGCCGAAGACTGCGCCCTGCTGCTCAGCGCCATGTGCGGTGGCGACATCGACCGCGACTCGACTTCGCTGGACATGCCGACCGAAGACTTTGCGGCTGCGCTCAACAACTCACTCGAAGGCCTGCGCATTGGCATTCCCAAAGAGTTTTTTGGCGAAGGCCTGGCGGCCGATGTGCGCGCTGCCGTAGACAGCGCTTTGCGCGAATACGAAAAGCTCGGCGCCAAACTGGTGCCCATCAGCCTGCCGCGCACCGAGTTGTCGATTCCTGTGTACTACATCATTGCCCCGGCCGAAGCCAGCTCCAACCTCAGCCGCTTTGACGGCGTGAAGTTCGGCCACCGCGCCAAGGACTACACCGACTTGGTGGACATGTACAAAAAGACCCGCGCCGAAGGCTTTGGCAACGAGGTCAAGCGCCGCATCATGACGGGCGCTTATGTGCTGAGCCACGGCTATTACGACGCCTACTACCTGCAAGCCCAGAAAATCCGCCGCATGATCGCCGACGACTTCCAGAACGCGTTCAAAGAATGCGATGTGATCGCGGGCCCCGTGGCCCCGACCGTGGCCTGGAAGTTTGGCGAGAACGCCAACGACCCGGTGGCCGATTATTTGGCCGACATCTTCACGCTGCCTGCCTCGCTGGCGGGCCTGCCCGGCATGAGCGTGCCCGCAGGCTTTGGCGCAGGCGGCATGCCCGTGGGCCTGCAACTGATCGGCAACTACTTCAAGGAAGCCCAGTTGCTGAACGCCGCACACCGACTGCAACAAGCGACCGATTTCCACCTGCAAAAACCGGCAGGAGTCTGA
- the gatB gene encoding Asp-tRNA(Asn)/Glu-tRNA(Gln) amidotransferase subunit GatB: MSKLVQGYEVVIGFETHAQLSTKSKIFSRASVAFGAEPNTQACAVDMALPGTLPVMNMGAVERAIEFGLGVNAHIAERSIFARKNYFYPDLPKGYQISQFEIPVVQGGEVSFFLEEGKETVRKTVRLERAHLEEDAGKSLHEDFIGQSGIDLNRAGTPLLEIVTQPDIRSSEEAVAYAKELHKIVTWIGICDGNMQEGSFRCDANVSVRKPGGPLGTRREIKNLNSFKFMQQAIDYEVRWQIDQIEDGIAIQQATVLFDPDTGETRAMRTKEDAADYRYFPDPDLPPLVIGRDWVERVRSEMAELPRVMAERFVKDYALPEYDATQLTQSKAVAAYFEATAKACGQAKLASNWIMGEVSRRLNASELSIEQSPVSAAQLAALIGRISDNTISNNAARQVFEGLWNGEGEVDAIIEAKGLKQMNDTGELEKIIDEVLAANPKNVEEFKAGNAKALNGLVGPIMKASKGKANPGQVNALLMKKLG; the protein is encoded by the coding sequence ATGAGCAAACTCGTCCAAGGCTACGAAGTCGTCATCGGCTTCGAAACACACGCCCAACTCTCAACCAAAAGCAAGATCTTCAGTCGCGCCTCGGTGGCGTTTGGCGCCGAACCCAACACGCAAGCCTGCGCGGTGGACATGGCCCTGCCCGGCACGCTGCCGGTGATGAACATGGGCGCTGTGGAACGCGCCATCGAATTCGGCTTGGGTGTCAACGCGCACATTGCCGAGCGCAGCATCTTTGCACGCAAAAACTACTTTTACCCCGACCTGCCCAAGGGCTACCAAATCAGCCAGTTCGAGATCCCGGTGGTGCAAGGCGGTGAAGTGTCGTTCTTCCTCGAAGAAGGCAAAGAGACCGTGCGCAAAACCGTGCGCTTGGAACGTGCCCACTTGGAAGAAGACGCGGGCAAATCGCTGCACGAAGACTTCATTGGCCAATCAGGCATTGACCTGAACCGTGCAGGCACGCCGCTCTTGGAAATCGTCACCCAGCCCGACATCCGCAGCAGCGAAGAGGCCGTGGCTTATGCCAAAGAGCTGCACAAGATCGTGACCTGGATCGGCATCTGCGACGGCAACATGCAAGAAGGCAGCTTCCGGTGTGATGCCAACGTCTCGGTGCGCAAGCCCGGTGGCCCGCTGGGCACCCGCCGCGAGATCAAGAACCTGAACAGCTTCAAGTTCATGCAGCAAGCCATCGACTACGAAGTGCGTTGGCAGATCGACCAAATCGAAGACGGCATCGCCATCCAGCAAGCCACGGTACTGTTCGACCCCGACACGGGCGAAACCCGCGCCATGCGCACCAAGGAAGACGCTGCCGACTACCGCTACTTCCCCGACCCCGACCTGCCGCCGCTGGTGATTGGCCGCGACTGGGTCGAGCGCGTGCGCAGCGAGATGGCCGAACTGCCCCGTGTCATGGCCGAGCGCTTCGTCAAAGACTACGCCCTGCCCGAATACGACGCCACGCAACTCACCCAAAGTAAGGCGGTCGCCGCCTACTTTGAAGCCACCGCCAAAGCCTGCGGCCAAGCCAAACTGGCGAGCAACTGGATCATGGGCGAAGTCTCACGCCGCCTGAACGCCAGCGAACTCAGCATCGAGCAATCGCCCGTCAGCGCTGCGCAACTGGCCGCTCTCATCGGCCGCATCAGCGACAACACCATCAGCAACAACGCGGCGCGTCAGGTGTTTGAAGGTCTGTGGAACGGTGAAGGCGAAGTCGACGCCATCATCGAAGCCAAAGGCCTCAAGCAGATGAACGACACCGGCGAGCTCGAAAAAATCATCGACGAAGTGCTGGCCGCCAACCCCAAGAACGTGGAAGAGTTCAAGGCGGGCAATGCCAAGGCCCTGAACGGCCTGGTCGGCCCCATCATGAAAGCCAGCAAGGGCAAGGCCAATCCGGGTCAGGTGAATGCGTTGTTGATGAAGAAGCTGGGTTGA
- a CDS encoding DUF2971 domain-containing protein, whose amino-acid sequence MSESMHVENAPFEEDHPYVCKFRDINEDFLSLLPQLEIYIPTVAQLNDPLEGVLTEGYLWDCNPPPVKSDVESYLQRVGVYSVSIHGKNWHASNFLPMWASYANDHKGVCMVLKRKPLRDERFKWVNVDYVTHRDNDRGAQARRIRPPTFTHDLFGNAQAKLSKKYDYWQHERELRLIAQPGSTGRRAMDQFFELHAMVFGFSAKQADILKALNQPPEETKEKLMNAHDMGIYQVINPQPVMAHAHPSISPLKDLRPLLELKPKPSFEWGAA is encoded by the coding sequence ATGAGTGAAAGCATGCATGTTGAAAACGCTCCCTTTGAAGAAGACCATCCCTATGTCTGCAAGTTTCGCGACATCAATGAAGATTTCCTGAGCCTCTTGCCTCAATTGGAAATTTACATTCCAACGGTGGCGCAGTTGAATGATCCGCTGGAAGGTGTTTTGACTGAGGGCTATTTATGGGATTGCAACCCTCCACCGGTCAAGAGTGACGTGGAGTCCTATTTGCAGCGTGTTGGCGTTTATTCAGTTTCGATCCACGGAAAAAACTGGCACGCATCCAACTTTTTACCCATGTGGGCTTCCTATGCCAACGACCATAAAGGTGTTTGCATGGTGTTGAAGCGAAAGCCGTTGCGCGATGAACGGTTCAAGTGGGTGAACGTGGACTACGTTACGCACCGTGACAATGATAGGGGTGCGCAGGCCCGACGAATAAGGCCTCCCACATTCACCCATGACTTATTTGGCAATGCGCAAGCCAAGTTATCCAAAAAGTACGACTATTGGCAACATGAGCGTGAACTGCGATTGATTGCGCAACCCGGATCTACGGGCCGTCGAGCGATGGATCAGTTTTTCGAGTTGCATGCCATGGTGTTCGGCTTCAGCGCCAAACAAGCGGACATTTTGAAGGCTCTTAATCAGCCACCTGAGGAGACCAAAGAAAAGCTGATGAATGCACACGATATGGGCATTTATCAGGTTATCAACCCTCAACCCGTGATGGCGCATGCCCACCCATCAATATCGCCACTTAAGGATTTAAGGCCGTTGCTGGAACTCAAGCCAAAACCGAGTTTCGAATGGGGCGCCGCATAA
- a CDS encoding type II toxin-antitoxin system CcdA family antitoxin, with product MPATQSAHRVRTGVSGKRAINLSLSNDVLEAAKHLAINISQVCDSHLREVVRREQERKWREDHADFISAYNATIEAEGLPLDEWRSF from the coding sequence ATGCCAGCCACACAGTCAGCCCATCGCGTGCGCACCGGCGTCTCAGGCAAGCGCGCCATCAACCTCAGCCTGAGCAACGATGTGCTGGAAGCTGCAAAGCACCTCGCCATCAACATTTCTCAGGTCTGCGACAGCCACCTGCGTGAAGTTGTGCGCCGCGAACAGGAGCGCAAATGGCGCGAGGATCACGCAGATTTCATATCGGCTTACAACGCAACCATCGAGGCGGAAGGCCTGCCGCTGGATGAGTGGAGAAGTTTCTGA
- a CDS encoding CcdB family protein, which yields MARFDVYANPGNHAATTPYLLDVQSDLLNGLDSRMVIPLRSLKHFPKVKLSTQLTPIFTIEGEKYLLETPKMGAIPLRVLKSHVTSLAQAQDQITAAMDFLFQGY from the coding sequence ATGGCGCGCTTTGACGTTTATGCCAACCCTGGCAACCATGCGGCCACCACCCCCTACCTGCTGGATGTGCAGAGCGACCTGCTCAATGGCCTGGACAGCCGGATGGTGATTCCCTTGCGCAGCCTCAAGCACTTCCCCAAGGTCAAGCTGTCGACGCAACTGACACCGATTTTCACCATAGAAGGCGAAAAGTATCTGCTGGAAACGCCCAAAATGGGCGCGATTCCACTGCGGGTGTTGAAGTCGCACGTGACTTCGCTCGCCCAAGCACAAGACCAGATCACTGCCGCTATGGATTTTTTGTTCCAAGGTTATTGA
- a CDS encoding fumarylacetoacetate hydrolase family protein, with protein MKLATYKDGSRDGQLVVVSRDLSTAHYATGIASKLQQVLDDWNFLAPQLEDLYTTLNQGKARHAFPFDPAQCLAPLPRAYQWADGSAYINHVELVRAARNSEVPSSFYTDPLMYQGGSDDFIGPCDPVVCASEAFGIDFEAEIAVVTGDVPMQTSADDAIEGVRLVMLANDVSLRNLIPNELAKGFGFFQSKPATAFSPVAITPDELGDAWQGGRVHLTLQSTWNGRKVGMCEAGPEMTFHFGQLIAHICKTRNVRAGSVVGSGTVSNKSVDVNGKPEWPKGYSCIAEKRAIETILDGKPSTEFMKYGDTIRIEMKGQNGESLFGAIEQEIVPLER; from the coding sequence ATGAAATTGGCGACCTACAAAGACGGCTCACGCGACGGACAACTGGTGGTGGTCTCGCGCGACCTGAGCACTGCCCATTATGCGACCGGCATCGCCAGCAAACTCCAGCAAGTGCTGGACGACTGGAACTTTCTGGCCCCTCAGTTGGAAGACCTGTACACGACGTTGAACCAAGGCAAAGCACGCCACGCTTTTCCGTTTGACCCGGCCCAATGCCTGGCCCCGCTGCCCCGCGCTTACCAGTGGGCCGATGGCTCAGCCTACATCAACCATGTGGAGCTGGTCCGTGCGGCACGCAACTCCGAAGTGCCCAGCAGCTTCTACACCGACCCACTGATGTACCAAGGCGGCAGCGATGATTTCATCGGCCCTTGTGACCCGGTGGTGTGCGCCAGCGAAGCGTTTGGCATTGACTTTGAAGCTGAGATCGCCGTCGTCACCGGCGATGTGCCCATGCAAACCAGCGCTGACGATGCCATCGAGGGTGTGCGCCTCGTCATGCTGGCCAACGACGTGAGCCTGCGCAACCTGATCCCGAACGAGCTGGCCAAAGGCTTTGGCTTCTTCCAAAGCAAGCCTGCCACCGCCTTCAGCCCCGTGGCCATCACACCCGACGAATTGGGTGACGCCTGGCAAGGCGGGCGCGTGCACCTGACGCTGCAGTCCACTTGGAACGGCCGCAAAGTCGGCATGTGCGAGGCTGGCCCCGAGATGACTTTCCACTTTGGACAATTGATCGCCCACATCTGCAAGACGCGCAATGTGCGTGCCGGCTCCGTGGTGGGCAGCGGCACTGTGAGCAATAAAAGCGTCGACGTGAACGGCAAACCCGAGTGGCCCAAAGGCTACAGCTGCATCGCCGAAAAACGCGCCATCGAAACCATACTCGATGGCAAGCCCTCGACCGAGTTCATGAAGTACGGCGACACGATTCGCATCGAGATGAAGGGCCAAAACGGTGAGAGTTTGTTTGGGGCGATTGAGCAGGAAATCGTGCCGTTGGAGCGCTGA